Sequence from the Sphingobium indicum B90A genome:
TATAACCGGATATTGCATGTGCATCAGGCGGCGCTGCGGGAGGCCAATGCCGCGGTCGACCGCAATTATCTGGCCGCCTATGGAACGGGCGGGCTGAAGGCGCGGGAGTTGCTGAACACCGTCGTCTATAATTTCTTCGCCCTGCCGCCCGTGACGAAAAGCTTTTGCCCGGTGGCGATCGATGTCGGCGCGAAGATATTGGCCATGCCGTCCGACCAGTTGCTGGCCTATGCGCCCGAAGCGCTGATCGCGCTGGAAAAGCCGTTCCAGGATTTTTACGCGGCCTATGCCGACTATCTGCGGCGGCTGGCGGAATGGCAGTCGCGCTTCGGCGGAACGGTGACGGTGGTGGCGTCGCCCACCCCTTTGCCGCCGCCGCCGATGGCCCCCAGGGAAGTCGCGTCGGGTTTCACGCCCGTCAGGGTGCCGGGCGCGCCGGTGCTGGTCGAGGTGCCGACCTTTCCCCTGACGCCCATGCGCGAGACGTTCGTGCCGGTGGAATAGCTCAGGACAGGCTTGTCGAAGGGTCGTACTTCTCGTCAAGAAGGAGTGGGCTTCGACAGGCTCAGCCCGAACGGGGAGGGGGTGTTTAGTCGCGCGCGTCGAAGCGGCGGCGGGCATCTTCCACCGCTTCCAGATGGCGTTCCGCCCAGACCCAGACGCCGCAAAAGGCGGCGCTCAAACTGTTGCCGAGGGGCGTCAGCGCATAGTCGACGCGGGGCGGGACCACCGGATGGACGGTGCGGGTGAGCAGGCCGTCGCGCTCCATCTGGCGCAGCGTCTGGGTCAGCATCTTCTGGCTGATCCCCTCCACCTGCTCGGCGATGCGGGTGAAGCGCAGCGTGCCCTTCTCCTCCAGCAGTTCCAACACCAGCAACGTCCATTTGTCGGCGATGCGGCCGATCAGCTCGTTCACCAGCCGCTCGATTCGCGGGTCCAGCGGCGCTTCGGGATTAGCCTCGATAAAGGCCTCCGCTTCAGAAATTTCATCGGGAGCGAAGCGCTTGGCCAGCGGATTTTCCATTTCTTACTTTCCGGTACCTATGGAACTTTACGGTGCCTTCTTTCCAAAAGAGAGTAAAGGCATAAATTGTCGCTCACATCATCGCTTCAAAGGAGAAAACCCATGGACAAGAGCGGCAACACCATCCTCATCACCGGCGGCGGATCGGGCATCGGCGCGGCGCTGGCGCATGAATTCCATGCGGCGGGTAATCGGGTGATCGTCGCCGGGCGGCGGCAGGCGGCGCTGGACGCCGTCGTGGCGGAGCATCCCGGCATGGCGGCGATGACCGTCGACATGGGGGATGCGGCGGCCATCGCGGCCTTCGCCGACAGGCTCGTCGCGGACTTCCCGGCGCTCAACGTCGTGGTCCACAATGCCGGGATCATGGTGGTGGAGGAGCAAATCGACCTGGCCGTGGCGGAAGCGACCGTCGCGACCAATTTGCTGGGGCCGATCCGGCTGACCCATGCCCTGCTGCCGCACCTGCTGGCGCAGCCCGCCGCGACATTGATGACGGTGACGTCGGGTCTGGCCTTCGTCCCGCTGGCGGCGACGCCGACCTACAGCGCGACCAAGGCGGCGCTGCATAGCTGGTCGCAGTCGATGCGGCATCAGCTCAAGGATACGGGGATCGAGGTGATCGAACTGGCGCCGCCGGGCGTGCAGACCGACCTGATGCCCGGCCATGCGGAAAATCCGCAGATGATGCCGCTGGACGACTATATAGCGGAGGTCATGGGGCTGCTGCGCCAGCAGCCCGCGCTGGAGGAAATCTGCGTCGAGCGGGTGAAGTTCCTGCGCGAGGCGGAACGGCGCGGCGATTTCGACCAGGTGTTCGAGGCGCTGAACGGCGCGCATTGAACGGGACGCCCGGCTCCGCTTGCAGAGGCGGAGCCGGCCCCCTATCCTGCACCGGCCAGGGGGCATGAGGAGAGACGTCATGAGCTATATGGACGGTTTCGTGATCCCGGTGCCCAAGGGCAATAAGGAACGGTACAGGGAAGTCGCGGCCTATGCCGCACCGATCTTCATCGAGCATGGCGCGCTGCGGATCGTGGAATGCTGGGCGAACGACATCAAGCCGGGCAAGGTCAACGATTTCCGCACGGCCGTCATCGCGGAGGAGGATGAGGAGGTCGTCTTCTCCTGGATCGAATGGCCCGACAAGGAAACACGGGACGCGGGCGCGGAGAAGGTCATGAACGACCCCCGGATGCAGCCGCAGGAGGGGGAGGACATGCCCTTCATCGGCGCGCGGCTGATCTACGGCGGGTTCGAGGTGCTGCTCGACGCCAGGGCGTGAGGGAGAGGGACGATGACCGACCTGAACGGCAAATTCTTCTGGTATGAACTGATGACCGGCGATCCGGCGGCGGCCATGGCCTTTTACGGCGATGTCGTCGGCTGGACCTTCCAGCCCTTCGGGGCCGATCACGGCTATCATGTGGTTTCGGGCAGCGCCGGGCCGACGGGCGGGATCATGGCGATCCCGGCCGACGCCGCCGCCCATGGCATGAGGCCCTGGTGGGGCGGCTATGTCGGGTCGCCCGACGTGGACGCCGATGCGAAGCGGCTGGCCGAGGCGGGCGGCAGCGTGCAGCGGGCGCCGGAGGACATAGCGGGCGTCGGGCGCTTCGCGGTGATGGCCGGTCCGGGCGGGGCGCCGTTCATGCTGCTCAAGGGCTCCAGTCCGGAGGGGATGGACCCGCCGCCGCCGATGGCGAACGGGCATGTCGGCTGGCATGAACTCTATAGCGGCGATTTCGACGCCGACCTGGCCTTCTACACGTCCATGTTCGGCTGGGCGAAGGGCGAGGCGATGGATATGGGCGAGATGGGCAGCTACCAGCTATTCTCGCAGGATGGATCGACAAGCTTCGACGGCATGAGCGGCGGCATGATGGCGCTGCCGAAGGAAATGCCCGCGCCGCTGTGGCTGTTCTACTTCGTCGTGCCGGACATCGACGCCGCGACGGAGAAGGTGAAGGCGGGCGGCGGAACGGTGCTGAACGGGCCGATGGAGGTGCCGGGCGGGGCCTGGATCATCCAGGCGACCGACCCGCAGGGCGCGATGTTCGCGCTGGTGGGCATGCGCGCAGCCGGGGAGTGACGGCCGAAGGATAAGGAGAGGAACCATGTCCAGAATTTCACCCTGCCTGTGGTATAATGGGCAGGCGGAGGAAGCGGCGCGTTTCTACGTGTCGATCTTCGGCGGGTCGGTGGATTTCATCAACCGCTTTCCGCAGGACCAGCCCACGCCCGCTCCGTTCAAGGGTGGGGACGTGCTGATGGTCGAATTCACCCTGTTCGGCGAGAGCTATCAGGCGCTGAACGGCGGGCCGAAATTCGGCTTTACCGAAGCGGTGTCGCTGTCCGTCGCGTGCAGGGACCAGGCGGAGATCGACCGCTATTTCGACGCCCTGACCGCCGATGGCGGATCGCCGGGGCCGTGCGGCTGGCTGAAGGATAAATATGGCCTGTCCTGGCAGTTGGTGACGCAGGAGATCATGGACCTCTACAAGACGGGCGACGGGCCGGGCATCCAGCGGATGATGACGGAGATGATGACCATGCAGAAGCTGGACACCGCCCGGATGAAGGCGGCCTTCGAAGGGGCCGCGTCATGAGCGCCGCCATATTCGAACTGTCGGTGACATGCCATGTCGCCGCGCCGCGCGAGATTGCGTGGAAAGTGTGGACGGACCTGAAGGATCAATGGTTCTGCCCAAAGCCCTGGCGCGCCGAGGTGATCGAGGAGGATCTGCGCCCCGGCGGGCGGAGCGCGGTGCGCATGTTCGGTCCCGATGGCGAGGATACGGGGCCGATGGAGGGCGTGTTTCTGGAGGTCGTGCCGGGCGAGAAGGTGGTGACGACCGATGCCTATGCCTCCGGCTGGATACCGCAGACGCCGTTCATGACCGCGATCTGGAGCTTTGCCGACGAGGGGGAGGGGACGCGCTTCACCGCGACGGCACGGCATTGGGATGCCGAGGCGATGGAGAGGCACAAGGAAATGGGCTTCCATCCTGGGTGGGACCAGATGGCCGAGCAGTTCAAGACATTGTGCGAGGCTTCGACGGCGAGCGCGTAGGGAAGCGGCCAAGAGCGGGCCTATCCTGTTCCTCCCCATCGGGAGATGGGGAGGGGGACCGCCGCTGAAAGCGGTGGTGGAGGGGAATGGGGCACAACCTGCGTATTTCCCCTCGACCATCGGCTGCGCCGACGTCGAAGAGAGTCAGTGCCACGCTGCGCGTAGGGAGGAATTGGCGTAAGTTTCGGTGCACAAGAAAAGGGCGCCCGGCTTGCACCGGACGCCCTTTTCTTTACCCTTCGGAAGCGATCAGGCCTTGTAGACCTTCTCCACCGCCGAGCGGAATTTCGCCATGTCGTCGGCCGAACCCACGGTGACGCGGGAAACGGTGGGCCAGATCGGCCAGGCGCGGCCGATCTGCACCTTTTCCGGCGTGGCGAGCAAGGCGGCCTGCATCTCCTTCGCGGGCTTGGTCTTCCAGTCGACCATGAACATGTTGGCCTCGCTGCCGGCGTGCACCTCTATGCCCTTCTTGGTAAGCCAGGCGATGGTTTCCTCCCGGTTCGCGATCATTTCGGCGCGGCGGGCCTTGATCAGGCCCGCTTCGGGATAGACCGCGTTGCCGCAGGCCATGGCGGTGATCGACAGGCCGCCCGCCGTGGGACCGAACAGGCTGATGCGCTTCTGCACTTCCGGATCGGCGAAGGTCAGGCCCAGCCGCACGCCCGCCATGCCGAACAGCTTGGAGAAGGTCCGCATGACGATCAGGTCCTTGCGGCCCGCCACCAGCTTCGCGGCGTTGGGGCCGTCATACCAGTGGATATAGGCTTCATCGACCAGCAGGAAGGAATCCTTGGGCTTGTTCGCCAGCAGCCATTCGATGTCGGCCATCGGCGTGATGGTGCCGGTCGGGTTGTTGGGCGTGCAGATATAGTAAAGCCCGGCATTGGGGTTGGCGGCCAGCATCGCCTTGACGTCATGGCCCTTGCCGATGGCCTGCGGCGCCTTCGCGATGGGGGCCTTCAGATAATCGGCGGTGCGCCAGGCGGATTCGAAGGTCGGATCGGCGGTGACCAGCCCCTTGGTGGGCGAGCAGAAGGCCGCGACCGTGCTGACCAGCGGGCCGCCCGAACCGGGCCACAGCATGATGTGGGATTCAGGAATGCCCTCCACCTTGGCGATGGTGGCGATCAGGTCGCCCTTGTAATTGTCCGGATCATACCAGTTGCCGACCGCGGCGGCCTTCGCGGCGGCCTGCACGCCCGGCTCGAACGGGCCGGTCCAGCATTCGTTGGCGCCGATGCGCACCGCGCCCTTGATCCCGCGGGAGGCCTGCTGCTGCGCGAAGGCGGGTTGGATCAACAGGTTGCCGGCCGCCGCGCCGGCAGCCATCAGGGCGGAAATCCTGCCGATCGTGCGGCGGGAATAGCCCCGCTCCAGCAGGTCTTCGCGGGCGTCCTTTTCCAACATCATGGTCATGTCGTCTGTTCCCCTAATTGTTCCACCAACTGCGCATATTCCACGGGGAGAAACGAAGGAGGCGGCGCATTTCCGCAATGCGCCGCCTCCCGATTTCCGAAATTTTGAGCGGTCAGGCCGGATCAGGCCTTCCACACCCTGTCGACGGCGTCGCAAAAGGCCTTCATCTCCTCGGCGGAGCCGACGGAGACGCGGGACACGTTCGGCCAGATCGGCCAGTTGCGCCCGATCTGCACCTTTTCGGCCAGGAGCGCGGCCTGCATTTCCTTGGCGGGCTTGCCCCAGTCGACCATGAACATGTTGGCATGGCTGCCCGGAATGACCTTGATCCCCTTCTTCTTGAGATGGGCGACGGCCATTTCGCGGTTGGCGTTCATTTCGGCGCGGCGCGCCTTGATGAGGTCGGCCTGGGTCACCGACACCGTGCCGCAGGCGACGGCGGTCATCGGCAGCATCGCCGTCACCTGGCCGCCGTCATAGCGCATCATCTTTTCCATGATGGCGGGGCTGGAGAAGGTGAGGCCCAGGCGCATGCCCGCCATGCCGAACAGCTTGGAGAAGGTGCGCAGGATCAGCACGTCGTCGCGGGTCGCCGCCATCTTCGCGGCGTTGGGGCCGTCGAACCAGTGGATATAGGCTTCGTCGACGACCAGGATCGCGTCCTTGGGCTTGTTGTCGGCCAGCCACTGGATGTCGGCGAGCGAGGTCATCGTGCCGCTGGGGTTGTTGGGCGAGCAGATGTAATAGACCCCCGCATTGGGGTCCGCCGCCAGCATCGCCTTCACGTCATGGGCGTAATCCTTGGTCAGCGGCACCTTCGTCACTTTCGCGCCCAGCCACTCGCCGGTGCGCCAGATGGCTTCATAGGTGGGATTGCCGGTCACGATGCCGCGCGTGGGCGAGGCATAGGCGACGGCGACGCGGCTCAACGGATCGCTGGAGCCGGGCCAGGCGGTGATGCGGTCGGCGGGAATGCCCTCCACCGAGGAGACGGCGGCGAACAGCTTGGCATGTTCGTCATTGGGTTCGTAGCGATTACCTTCCTGCACCAGCTTGAAGGCGGCTTCGGCGGCGACGGGGAAGGGGCCGGTCCAGCATTCATTGGCGCCGATGCGCACGGCGCCCTCGACCGCCTTGGCGGCCTGCTGCGCCATGGCGCCGGTGACGCGCAGGGCGGCCGCGCCCGCGCCCAGCAGGGCAGCGACCTTGCCCATCTGACGGCGGGAATAGCCCCGCTCGATCAAATCCTGTTCGAAGGCCTTGTTTTCGATTTCTGCCATATGCTCATCTCCCTGAATCCTGAGATTTTACGGCTGTAAACGAAAGCATCGTTCATTTCCGCCATGTCCGTCCAGGGAAAATCCGCCGGAACCGCACATATTCGCCTTGGAAAGCGGCGGCGCGATCTGTTAGCGCTTGACCCATGCCCAGCACGCCCGCCGCCGCCGCCCGCCAGATCCTCACCCGCCTGCAGGAGGTGATGGCGGCGCGCACCAGCGCGCAGGCGAAGCTGAACAAGGTGGTGGAGATCATCGGGCAATCGCTGTCGAGCGAGGTCTGCTCCATCTATCTGGTGCGCGAAGGGCTGCTGGAACTGTTCGCGACGCGGGGCTTGAAGCAGGAGGCCGTCCACGTCACCCGCATGGCGATGGGCGAGGGGCTGGTCGGCATGATCGCCACCAATGTCGAGACGCTGAACCTGGACGAGGCGGCCTCGCACCCCGACTACAGCTATCGCCCGGAAACGGGGGAGGAACTGTTCCACAGCTTTGCCGGCGTGCCCATCGTGCGGCGGGAACGCGCCATCGGCGTGCTGTGCGTCCAGCATGTCGAGCCGCGCCGCTATGAGGAGGTGGAGATCGAGGCGCTCCAGACCGTGGCGATGGTGCTGTCCGAACTGATCGCCAATGCGGAACTGGCCGATGACGGCCCGCTGGACAGCCGGGTGCAGGACACGGGCAGCACGGTGCTGCACGGATTGCAGCTCGTCATGGGCATGGCGCGGGGGCATGCCGTGTTCCACCAGCCGCGCGTCCATATCGAACATACCGTCGCCGAGGATACGGAGGCGGAGCGCGCCCGCGTCATTTCCGCCTTCGCCAAGATGCGCGAGCAGATCGACCGCATGACGGGGGCGGCCGAATTCGGCACGGAGGGCGAGCATCAGGAGGTGCTCGAAACCTACAAGATGTTCGCCTATGACGAAGGGTGGATCAGGCGGATCAACGAGGCGATCGACAGCGGCCTGACCGCCGAGGCCGCGATCGAGCGCGTGCAGCAGCGCACCCGGATGCGCATGCGGCAGATCGACGATCCGCTGCTCCAGGACCGGATGCACGACCTGGAGGACATGGCGAACCGCCTGCTGCGGATCGTGTCGGGGCAGCTGGGGACGGCGGCGCAACTGGGATTGCGGCAGGACGCCATATTGATCGCGCGCAACCTGGGGCCTGCGGAACTGCTGGAATATGACCGGCGGCGGCTGAAGGGCGTGATCCTGGAGGAAGGATCGCTGACCGCCCATGTCACCATCGTCGCCCGCGCCATGGGCGTGCCGGTGCTGGGCCGCGTGCGCGACATCCGGCATCAGGTGAACGAGGGCGACCTGATCCTGATGGACGTGGGCGCCAACGCCCTGCTGATCCGCCCGACGTCCGACATGGACGAGGCGTTCGAGAACAGGCTGCACGTCACGCAGAAGCGCCGGGCCGAATTCGCGGCGATGCGCGACCTGCCGTCCGTCACCATCGACGGCCAGCGGATCGAATTGATGGTGAACGCCGGCCTGCGGGAGGATGCGCAGGCGCTGGACCTGGTGGGCGCGGACGGCATCGGCCTGTTCCGCACCGAATTCCAGTTCCTGGTTTCCGCCACCCTGCCGCAGCGGGAAAAGCAGCAGCGGCTCTACCGCGACGTGCTGGACGCGGCGGGCGACCGGCCGGTCGTCTTCCGCACGGTCGACATCGGCGGGGACAAGGCATTGCCCTATATGGCCCGCGACGCGGAGGAGGAGCTGGAGGACAATCCCGCCATGGGCTGGCGCGCGCTGCGGCTGGCGCTGGACCGGGATGGCCTCATGAAGGCGCAGGCCCGCGCCCTGCTGGAGGCGGCGGCGGGCAAGGTGCTGCACGTCATGTTCCCGATGGTGTCGGAACCCTGGGAATATGAGCAGGCCCGCGCCCTGGTGGAACATCAGCGCGAATGGCTGGTGGCGCAGAAGAAGAAGCTGCCGGTCGCCGTGCGTTACGGCGCGATGCTGGAGGTGCCCGCTTTGGCGGAGGTGCTGGACCTGCTGCTGCCCAGGCTGGATTTCCTGTCCATCGGCACCAACGACCTGACGCAGTTCCTGTTCGCCGCCGACCGCGCCCACCCACGGCTGGCGGAGCGCTACGACTGGCTGAGCATCGCCATATTGCGTTTCCTGGACCGCGTGGTGCGCGCCTGCGAAGACCATGAGGTGCCGGTGGGCGTGTGCGGCGAGATGGGGGGGCGCACGCTGGAGGCGATGGCGCTGATCGGCCTGGGCGTGCGGCGCCTGTCGATCACGCCGGCCTCGGTCGGACCCGTGAAGGCGATGATCCGCACCGTCGACGCGGCGGAATTGCGCCGGTTCATGCGCGATCTGCTGGACAAGGGGGTAACGGATATTCGTTCGGCGCTGGTCGACTGGGCCGGCGAACATGCTATTGAATTGAATTAAAGGGGATAGGGGCGGCGCGGCCGGCGCTTTTGGGGCCGGCGCGGCGTTGACAATCCCCGTCCCGCAATGAGACAAGGCCAGCCTTCAAAGGTCGCGGAGCAGCATGGCAGAAGAACCCGAACTGGAATCCGGCGCCGCGCCGGAACGGCAGCCCGATACTCCGGGCGCGCGCTTGCGCGCCGCGCGGGAGGCGCAGGGCCTGTCGATACAGGATGTCGCCACCCGGACGCGCATCGCCCAGCGGCAGTTGGAGGCGATAGAGCGCGACGATTATGCCGCCCTGCCCGGCATTCCCTATGCGGTGGGCTTTGCCCGCGCCTATGCCCGCGCCATCGACGTGGACGAGGTGGCGATTGCCGCCGACGTGCGCAGCGCGGTGCATAATTCGGACCTGGGCAGCAACCGCTACGAGGCGTTCGAGCCGGCCGATCCGGCGCGGGTGCCCTCCCGCGCGCTGGCCTGGACGGCGGCGGCCATCGTCGTGCTGCTGGTCGCCGGTTTCGCCGTCTGGCGCACGCAGGTGATGACCCCGCCGACGGGGGAGGAGATCGCCGCGCAGCAGGCCGCGCCCGCGCCTGCCGCTACGAAGCCGGCGGCGGGCGCGCGCCCGGCGGCGCCGGTGGTGCAGACGGTCGTGTTCACCGCCAATGACGATGTCTGGCTGCGCATCTATGACGAGACGGGCGAGCGGTTGAAGGACGGGCTGATGAAGAAGGGGGAGAGCTTCACCCTTCCCGCCAATGCCCGCAATCCGATGATCCTGACGGGTCGGCCGCAGGCGCTGGCCGTGACGGTCGGCGGCAAGCCGATCGCGCCGCTGGGACCGCCGGACCGCACCATCGCCGACGTGCCGGTCAATGCGGAAGCCCTGCTGGCGCGGGCGGCGCCCGCCGCGGGACAGGTGCAGGGGCGGTCGGCTCCGGCCGCGCCTGAGCCCGTCGCTCCGGCGTCTGCGTCGGGGCCGGCTCCGGCCGCCGCCGACTGATCCGTTCAGGGGCGATTCAGCGGAATTTGGCGCAAAGTCGCGCTTTACCGGGCGGATTATAACCTTATGGTTAAGGCCGGATATAAGTCGGGGATCATCATGCGTAACGCTTTTTTCGCGACGGCCGCACTGGCGCTGGTCGCGCTCGCGCCGCCGCTATCGGCGCAGAATGTCAGCGTCGACGTGCGCGTCGACCGTCTGGAGAAGGAAATGCGCGCCGTGCAGCGCAAGGTGTTCCCGGCCGGCGCGCCGCTGGAGGCGGAGATCGCCCGCCCCGCCGCCCCGGCGGTGGTGCCGGGGTCGCCCGCGTCCACGCCGGTTGCCGACCTGACGGCGCGGGTGAACGCGCTGGAATCGCAACTGGCCTCCATCACCGGGCAGGTCGAGGAAAACGCCTTCAAGCTCAAGCAGTTGGAAGAGGCGTTCAACCGCTACAAGGCGGAGCAGGAAAGCCGCGCAGCGCCTGCCGTGGTGCCGCCGACGGCGCTCGGCCCCTCCGCCTCGTCCGCTCCGGCGACCGGCGCATCGGCCCGGCCGGCCGCGCCGCGCCCCGCCGCCAATGGCGCGAGCGAGGAACGCAAGATCGCCGTCGCCGCGATCGAGCGGCCCTCCACAGGCAATGAGGCGGACGATGCCTATACCTATGGCTTCCGCCTGTGGGACGCGAAATTCTATCCGGAGGCGCAAGCGCAGCTCAAGGCGACCGTGGACAAATATGGCGCCAGCCCCGTCGCCAGCAAGGCCGCGAACCTGCTGGGCCGCGCCTATCTGGACGACGGCAAGCCCGCCTTGGCCTCCGTCGCCTTCTACGAAAATTACCAGAAGCGGCCCAAGGGTGACCGCGCCGCCGACAGCCTGGCCTATCTGGGCGAGGCGCTGATCCAGCTCAAGAAGCCCGCCGATGCGTGCAAGGTCTATGCGGAACTGGAGCAGGTCTATGGCGCCAGCCTGTCGAACGGCCTGCGCGGGATGATGGACAAGGGCCGGACCAGGGCCAAGTGCACGGCCTGAGGGCCGCATGGCTGAGGGCGATCTTGAAACGCAGTTGAAGCAGGCCATCGGGGCGCTGGCGGAAAATGCCGCCAGCGCCCGTTTCGGCGTGGCGGTGTCGGGCGGGCCGGACAGCATGGCCCTGCTCGATCTGGCGGCGCGGGCCTTTCCGGGGCGGGTCGAAGCGGCGACGGTCGATCATGGCTTGCGTGAGGCTTCGGCGGCGGAGGCGGCGATGGTCGCGGACTGGTGCCGCGATGCCGGGATCGCGCATGCGACGCTGCATCCGCAGGGCGCGGTGCGGGGCAATGTGCAAAGCTGGGCGCGGGCGCAACGCTATGCCCTGTTGGAAGAATGGCGGGCGGCGCGCGGCTTGGACTGGCTGCTGACGGCGCATCATGCCGACGACCAGTTGGAAACGCTGCTGATGCGGCTCAACCGGTGCGCGGGCGTGGGCGGGCTGGCCGGCGTGCGGGCGCGGCAGGGCGCGGTGCTGCGGCCGCTGCTGGGCAAGCGCAAGGCGGATTTGCTGGCCTATGCGCTGGAACGCGGCCTGCCCTATGTCGACGATCCGTCGAACGGCGATGCGCGCTTCGACCGGGCGGCCCTGCGCGCGGCGTTGGCGGGCGTCGACTGGATCGACGCGGCGGCGGCGGGGCGCAGCGCGGCGGCCCTGGCGGAGGCGGAGGAAGCGCTGGACTGGATGGTCGACGATCTGGAGGCGCGCCATGTGCTGCCCGATGGCGGCGGGCTGGCGCTGGACCGGACCGACCTGCCTCGCGAACTGCTCCGCCGCCTGATCCTGCGCATGGTGGCGCGCTTGCAGCCCGATGCCGTTCCCCTCCGCGGGGAGGCGGTGGACCGGCTGATCGCGGCGGCGCGCAGGGGCGGGAAGATGAGCATCGGCCGCCTCGTCCTCAAGGGCGGGGTGCGCTGGACGCTGATGGCGGCGCCGCAGCGACGTTGGCAATGATCGTTACGGAAAGGTTCCGCGGCTTGGCGCATGCGATGAACAATCCGTCGATTTGACCGGGCGCAATGACCTTTCCTTAACGCCTATGCTGGTTAATGAAGCCGATTGAGCGTGGGAATTTTCGATTCATGTTTGAATTTGCGGCGGTGACCTATGGCCTGCTGGCCAGCGTCATTCTTTCGGCGGCGCAGCGCAATCACCGGATGGAACGGCCCCATCCGCCGATGCTGCTCTATACCGGCTATATGCTTTGCGGTCTGTCGGCGGGGGTCGCGGTGATCCTGGCCTATATCGCCCTGTCGCAATTTGCCGGCGGTTGACCTCAGGCGGGGGGCGCTTGCGATTTTGCTGCGGCACCCTATCTTGCCGGGTGAAAGAGAGTGGTGAATGAACGACGAGAAAGACCCGCAGGGCAACCCCTGGATCAAGAGCGCGATGATATGGGCCGGGGTGATCGTCGCCCTGTTGCTGTTCGTCTCGATGTTCGACAGCCGCACGGCGTCGAGCGCGGGGGCGGGCATCGCCTATTCC
This genomic interval carries:
- a CDS encoding helix-turn-helix domain-containing protein, with translation MAEEPELESGAAPERQPDTPGARLRAAREAQGLSIQDVATRTRIAQRQLEAIERDDYAALPGIPYAVGFARAYARAIDVDEVAIAADVRSAVHNSDLGSNRYEAFEPADPARVPSRALAWTAAAIVVLLVAGFAVWRTQVMTPPTGEEIAAQQAAPAPAATKPAAGARPAAPVVQTVVFTANDDVWLRIYDETGERLKDGLMKKGESFTLPANARNPMILTGRPQALAVTVGGKPIAPLGPPDRTIADVPVNAEALLARAAPAAGQVQGRSAPAAPEPVAPASASGPAPAAAD
- a CDS encoding tol-pal system YbgF family protein, giving the protein MRNAFFATAALALVALAPPLSAQNVSVDVRVDRLEKEMRAVQRKVFPAGAPLEAEIARPAAPAVVPGSPASTPVADLTARVNALESQLASITGQVEENAFKLKQLEEAFNRYKAEQESRAAPAVVPPTALGPSASSAPATGASARPAAPRPAANGASEERKIAVAAIERPSTGNEADDAYTYGFRLWDAKFYPEAQAQLKATVDKYGASPVASKAANLLGRAYLDDGKPALASVAFYENYQKRPKGDRAADSLAYLGEALIQLKKPADACKVYAELEQVYGASLSNGLRGMMDKGRTRAKCTA
- the tilS gene encoding tRNA lysidine(34) synthetase TilS, with the protein product MAEGDLETQLKQAIGALAENAASARFGVAVSGGPDSMALLDLAARAFPGRVEAATVDHGLREASAAEAAMVADWCRDAGIAHATLHPQGAVRGNVQSWARAQRYALLEEWRAARGLDWLLTAHHADDQLETLLMRLNRCAGVGGLAGVRARQGAVLRPLLGKRKADLLAYALERGLPYVDDPSNGDARFDRAALRAALAGVDWIDAAAAGRSAAALAEAEEALDWMVDDLEARHVLPDGGGLALDRTDLPRELLRRLILRMVARLQPDAVPLRGEAVDRLIAAARRGGKMSIGRLVLKGGVRWTLMAAPQRRWQ